ACCAATTTTATCGATGTTTTTTAAAGTTTAACTTACATTTAAATTTAGTGATTTGAAGATTGCAATATGCTCAAAGCCACAGCCTCTGCAACCTTAATCCCATCAATCCCCGCCGATAGAATTCCACCCGCATATCCCGCACCTTCCCCAGCCGGATAAAGGCCTTCTGTGTTCAAACTTTGATAATCCTCTTTGCGCTTAATCCGAATTGGTGAAGAAGTGCGCGTTTCAACCCCAGTCAAAACCGCATCATCCATCGCAAATCCTTTAATTTGTTTGTCAAAAGCCGGAAGTGCTTCACGGATAGCTGCGATCGCAAAATCCGGCAAACTTGCGCTCAAATCAGTCATCACAACTCCCGGCGTATAAGAAGGCTGTACAGCACCTAGCGCCGTCGAAGGGCGATTTGCCAAAAAATCCCCCACAAGCTGTCCAGGCGCGTGATAAGTGCCACCTCCTAACTCAAATGCCCGTTCTTCTAGGCGACGTTGAAACTCAATTCCCGCTAACGGATGACCGGGATAATCTTCCGGCGTGATACCCACCACAATCCCGCTGTTTGCATTGCGTTCATTTCGAGAATATTGACTCATCCCATTCGTCACAAGTCGCCCCGGTTCCGAGGCCGCCGCCACTACCAAACCGCCGGGACACATACAGAAACTGTACACAGAACGACCATTTTCGCAATGGTGAACCAGTTTGTAATCGGCAGCACCCAAAAGCTTATGGCTGGGGCGATCGCCAAAACGACAGCGATCGATTAGCTGCTGCGGATGTTCTACCCGAAAACCAATCGAAAAAGGTTTAGCCTCGATGTAAACTCCGCGATCGAAGAGCATTTGAAAAGTATCGCGGGCGCTGTGTCCCACCGCCAGAACTATATAATTACTAGCAATATATTCTCCGCTAGCGGTGGTAATTCCCTGCACTTTGCCATTTTCGATATGGATATCTTCGACACGAGTTTGAAACTGAATCTCTCCGCCCAATGATTCAATTCTTGCCCGCATTTTTTGGACAATTCCCACCAGTTTCAATGTTCCAATATGCGGCTTATTAATATACAAAATTTCCGGTGAAGCACCCGCATTCACCAATTCCGTTAGTACCTTGCGCCCGTAATGTTGAGGATCTTTAACTTGACTGTAGAGTTTGCCATCGGAAAAAGTACCCGCGCCACCTTCCCCAAACTGGGCGTTTGATTCTGGGTTAAATTCTGCTTTTTTCTTCCAAAATCCAAAAGTGTCAGCCGTGCGATCGCGCACAGCTTTACCCCGTTCCAACAGGATAGGGCGAAATCCCATTTGTGCCAGCATCAGCCCCGCAAACAGACCGCACGGCCCCGTACCGATCACAATGGGCTGAACCGTCAAATTGCTGGGAGCTTCGGCTACATTGCGATAACTCATGTCTGGCGTCAGCATCACATGAGGGTCTTTTTTAAGGCGTTGCAGAAGTTGCTTTTCCTGTGTCGTTTCCACATCTACAATATAGACAAGGACGATTTGTGGTTTTTTGCGAGCATCGTAGCTGCGCTTAAAGATGGTGTAGCTGAGCAATTCTTCGGGGGGAATTTGCAGCTTTTTGACTACGGCGCTGGCGATCGCATCTTCAGCATGATCTAAGGGAAGTTTGATTTCGGTTATTCTTAACATAGTAGATTTTGAAGTCATTGGGCATTGGGCATTGGGCATTGGGCATTGGGCATTGGGCATTGGGCATTTGTCATTTGTCATTGGTCATTGGTCATTGGTCATTTGTCATTAGAAAAATTCAATAAAATCAGTCGAATAAAAGTATTTAGGAATTACCAGAAATAATTGGTTTAAAGCCGGATTCCTTTTAGGGACAAATTAAAATCAAACTATTCATTACTCCAATCCTCTTCCTTTTAGGTAGAGGTCGCCCTCCGAAGTCAACTGTCAACTGTCAATTGTCAACTGTCAACTGAATTACGCACCGGTAGCGAAAAAGCGTTTTTTTACGAGAAGAGGCGTTGAAACTGGCAGATTTGGCAAAAAACCCGGTTTCTGATAGTCGGAGTGCGATCGCGAACTGCATTATAACTAATTTACTCAACATCATCTGGGCGATCGCCAGTCGATTTTTGACTTTTGGCTTGTGACTGGACAATTGCAGAAGCGTTATAATAAACAAAAAATTAAGTTTTGTAAAGACCCTTGACTGCAACATTCACACCCAAAAACAGCCAAACCTGGCACGCTCTCAACCCCCTGTGGGAAGGAGCAGAAGACGCAGTACAGAAGGGTTTACCCCACACGAAGCTAGCACCAGCATGGCAAATACTGCTCCTAGGCGACGGTTCCCCTACCCGTCACCTGCAACTGTTGACAGGGGAGCCCACAGAAGTAGATGTCATCGATATGTCCTTAGTGGGTGAAGACGCAGACGGCGCGCCTGCTCAAATTGTCGCGGTTCCAGGGCCGCGCCTGCGCCGTCAAGTGTGGCTGCGTACTGCTTCGGGACAGCGCCTCGCCTACGCGACTTCTTGGTGGGAAGCGAGTCACGTAGATGAATATTTGGAAAATAAATCTTTGCCAATTTGGGCTAGTTTAGCACGGCTGCGGACTGAATTGTATCGCGACGTGCAAGGCATTTATTTCGGCGAGTCGGTGGCTTTGGAGTCGGCTTTTCAACAGTCGGGGCCTTTTTGGGGGCGACACTATTTATTTTGGCATCACGGGAAGCCGCTGACGCTGATTTATGAGGTGTTTTCGCCTTATTTAACTAAGTATTTGGGCCCGATGTAGTTGCGATCGCAGTAACATCTTAAGGTTCGTAGTGAGGACTTCAGTCCGCATCCAAGAAGGACTTTTAGACCCGATGTAGTTGCGATCGCAGTAACATCTTAAGGTTTGTAGTGAGGACTTCAGTCCGCATCCAAGAAGGACTAAAGTCCTCACTACAAACCAGTCAGTGAAGTAGACGAACCACGGAATAAATGGTGCGTCATTTATGAGATTAAGATTGATGATTAAAACATCGCTTTCCTGACGCACCCTACTACACTACGAACCTGCAATTTTTCGCCGGAACTTCACTCGCAAACCGTCGCGCGGGTGCGGAGTCGGTACTCGGATTAAATTCAAATCTTGATCCGGTAACAGATCCCATTCGCACTCCCGAACCATCCTCGCCGCAAACAGCTTCATTTCCAACCGCGCGAATTCTTTCCCCAAACATTCCCGCAAACCGCCACCGAAGGGCACGTAACTGAAAGGTTTCGCATTTGTCGATCGCTCGCCTCTAAAGCGATCGGGGTCAAAGCGATCAGGTTCGGGATAAACTGAGCTATCCTGATGCGTCTGATTGATTTCATAAAGCACATTCCAACCCTGGGGAATTTCGTAGCCGCCGAACTCACAAGCCTTAATTACCTGGCGAAAACCGCCTCCCACCGGCGGTACCAACCGCAACACTTCTCGCATCACCTGCTCCAAATAAGTCATTTGTTTGAGATGTTCTAAAGTTAGCGGTTCAGTAGCCGGAAACTGCTGTTGTTCCGCACGAACTTTTGCCATCACATCCGGGTTTTGAGCCAGCAGGAGGCAAAAAGAGGCGATCGCCGAAGTCAGAGTTTCGTGTCCCGCAAACAACAGCAACAGCACTTGATCCTTCAACTCTTCCAAACCCAAAGAATTACCCTCATCATCGCGAGCGCTAATTAGCAAACCCAAAGCATCATTCCCGCCCGGTTTTCCTTGCTGTCTTTCTAGAATAATATTTTCTAGTTCAGCTAAGAGCAAATCGCGGCACTTTTTCGCCTTACCAAACTTAGTCCAAGGCACATCTAAAGGAATTGAAAATAAGCCATCACACCATGTTTCAAAATAATGTCCCAGGGCAGTTTCCGAACCATTGTCAATCCCAACTAACAGTTTTCCAGCCACATCAAAAGTATAATTTCTCAGTTCAGGATACCACGCGAACTCGCTCATTTGCGTCCACTTTTCCAAGTAGCGCCCAGTGATATCTTCCATCCCGTCGATGTAGCCCGCCAGAGCTCGCGGCTGAAAAGCTTGATACAGTAATTTGCGCCGATTTTGATGGTCAGAACCCGTTTGCAGCGACAAGGAAAGTGGCCCTAACAGCGCTTTCGTGCTGGGAGGCCAACTCACAACAAAATACTGGTTTTCATGGCTTAAAACAAACAAATTCGCCTCAGAGCCGGACACAAAAACGGTAGGCTGTCCGAGGATGCTGGTTTTGAAAATTGGCCCGTACTGCTGGTGTCGTTTTTTGGCGAATTGCGAATCTTGTAAAAACTTGAGGGTATCGCCAATTAGTGGTAAACCCAAACTACCTGGAGGTAATGTCATTTTAGATTTTAGATTTTAGATTTTTCATATCATATCAATTTCAGACAAGTTTGGTAAAAAACCATGATAGGTTTGTAGTGAGGACTTCAGTCCGCATCCAAGAAGGACTGAAGTCCGAACGATCGAACCTATTGAACATTCTGTTTTTTGAATCGGATTGAGACAAGTTTGGTAAAAAACCATGATAGGTTTGTAGTGAGGACTTCAGTCCGCATCCAAGAAGGACTGAAGTCCGAACGATCGAACCTATTGAATATTCTGTTTTTTGAATCGGATTGAGACAAGTTTGGTAAAAAACCATGATAGGTTTGTAGTGAGGACTTNNNNNNNNNNTGAGGACTTCAGTCCGCATCCAAGAAGGACTGAAGTCCGAACGATCGAACCTATTGAATATTCTGTTTTTTGAATCGGATTGAGACAAGTTTGGTAAAAAACCATGATAGGTTTGTAGTGAGGACTTTAGTCCGCATCCAAGAAGGACTGAAGTCCGAACGATCGAACCTATTGAACATTCTGTTTTTTGAATCGGATTGAGACAAGTTTGGTAAAAAACCATGATAGGTTTGTAGTGAGGACTTTAGTCCGCATCCAAGAAGGACTTAAGTCCGAACGATCGAACCTATTAAATTTTCTCTTTTTTTAATCGGAATTTCGATCGCAAATTCAGTGCCTTTCCCCACCGCCGATGAACAGTTGATTTTACCTTTATGTTTTTCGACAATAATTGAATGGGAAATCGCCAAGCCCATCCCCGTCCCCGAACCGATCGGTTTTGTAGTATAGAACGGATCGAATATCCGCTGCTTGACTTTATCGGCGATACCGGCACCGTTATCAGCAATTCTAATCACGGCAAAAGTACCTTCTACCTCTGTACGAATGCGGATAATTCCCTGATTTTGCAGCGGTTCTTGTAAAGCGTCGATCGCATTAGCGATAATATTCATAAATACCTGATTCAACTGTCCGGCGTAGCACTCCACCAGTGGCAATTCTCCGTATTCTTTGAGGACTTGAATTGCTGGGCGATGGTACTCCGTACCCGCTACGCTAACGGGCTGAGCTTTCAGACGGTGTTCTAAAATCATTAACGTGCTGTCGATGCCTTCGTGAATGTTAACATTTTTCATGTCAGATTCATCAAGACGGGAGAAATTTCGCAAACTCCGCACGATATCCCGGATGCGAGTTGCTCCTACCTGCATGGAAGATAGCATTTTTGGCAAGTCGTCTAGCAAGAAATCTAATTCTAAGCCGTCTATTTCCTGCTTTATGGCTTGAGGAGGTTCTGGGTATTCTTCTCGATACATTTGCAGCAGTGTCATCAGGCTTGTGGTGTATTCTTCTGTGTAGGTAAGATTGCCGAAAATAAAGCTGACGGGGTTATTGATTTCGTGGGCAATTCCTGCTACCATCTGACCGAGACTAGACATTTTTTCTGCTTGGACGAGCTGGGTTTGAGCTTGTTGGAGTTCGCAGAGAGTTGCTTCTAGTTGGGCGGTTTGTTCTCGCGCTATCCGCGCTGAATCGACGCTTTGGGTGTAGAGTTCTGATTGGCTGATGGCGATCGACAATTGATCGCAAATTGCCGATAGCAAATCCACCTCGTCTTGTGTCCACCTACGCACCTCGGCGCAAGCCATGCAGCCCACAAGTCCAACTAAACCGCCTGCACTCTTGACAGGCAAATCCAAGACAGACTTGTAACCCACCTGCAAAAAGAATTCTCTTTCTATAGGATCGCTCAAACTTGCAACATCATCTACTTGATAGATTTCCAAATTAGCTATTTTTTGCGCCAGCGTCCCCGTTACCTCAGCAGGGTAATAGCCCACAAGCGAGAACAAGTCATCATTTTTAGCTTCGTGGACGACATCCCAAGCGGGTATCTCGGCCTCGGAAACATACCAAATAAACAAGCAGCGATCGAGTTGCAGCAAGTCGCGAATTTGGTGCACAGTTGTGGCTAAGATAGTATCTAAATCCAGAGAAGCGCGGATTTGACTGCCTAGCTGGTTAAGCAATTTTTGCTTCATGGCGGCCGATGAAGCTTCGGCGGCGACGAGGCGAGATATTTCGTAAAGTTCGGCTTGATTAATGGCGATCGCCAATTGATTGCCCACTGCTACTAACAATTCTACTTCCTCATCGCTCCAACAGCGCAAGGCACTACAAGAACTACAGCAAAGTATTCCTGTTTTACCACCAGATATTAAAATAGGAATTTCCAGCATAGACTGGAATCCTATACCTAGGAAAAAATCCCGCTCTACAGGATCGGCAACAGTTCTAAAATCATTGATACGGATTATTTCAAAATTGTCAATTCGCTCGGATTGAGTGCCAGTTCCATCAGCATTAAATACACCCAGTAAAGAATGTAAATCAGCATTTTTTGATTCATATTCCACATTCCAAACTGCTGGCTTTTCGTTAGGCATATACCAAATAAACACGCAGCGGTCGAGTTGTAACAACTCACGAATCTGCTGCACAGTTGTGGCCAAAATAGTATCTAAATCCAGAGATTGGCGGATGTTGTTAGCTAGCTGGTTGAGCAGCGCTTCCTGCTCCGCTAATTTGCGGAATCTGGCTTCCGACTCTTGCAACTGTCTTTGAGATTCTTTTTGTTTTGTAACGTCCAAACCCAAACCGATTAAGCCGATCGCCCTGCCGGAATCATCTTTGACCTGAGTTTTGATTACCTCCAACTGGTGGTATTCACCGTCAACTAACTGGAGCAATTCTTCAGCATAACAGGGAGTATCTTGGCTCCACGCTTGCGCGTCAGATGCCATGCAGTTAGCAGATACTTCTAATCCCAAAACTTCGGAATAGTGAGAGGCTGCTAAAAAATTTTCTTCAGGAATTGCTACATCTTGGCAGAAAGTTTTGTTGACTAATAACATCCGCCCGCTAGCATTTGCCATCCACACCCAGATCGGAGCGTTGTCAATGATTCCCCGCAAAGTTTGCTTTTGGGCTGCGAGAGCAACTTCTGTTTGTTTGCGCTTGATTCCCAGGGCGATGGAATCGGCAATTGATGCCAAAGCAATTAGCGTTGATTCTTGCAACTCGTGGCGAGCAAACATGGCGATTACTCCCACCAACTGATTGTCAACAATTAGCGGATATCCCGCAAAAGCCACCATTCCTTCTCGTTTCGCCCATTCTTTATCGCTGACTCGGGAATCTTCTAGCACAAAATTAGTCAGGTGAGGTTTTCGCTCTTGGGCGATTAAACCAATTTTGAACTCACCGACAGCAATGCGGCTGTGAGCGCCGTCAATGTGAGTGTACATCCCCGCGCTTGCTTGCAGATCCAAGAAATTTCCCTCTTCGTGCAGCGTCCAAATCCGAGCAAAGGCAGCATCCAAATGGCGCACAACTGCATCGGTGCAACATTGCAAAGTTGCAGGTAAAGTGCGGTTTTGAGTTAGAGCCATTCCCACATCTGCTGTGAATGAAGAAATTTTCAATTGTTCTGCTAAAACTTGTTCAGCGAATTTGCGCTCTGTAACGTCTGTAGCAGCACCGAGACGCTGCCGGATTTTTCCCGACTCGGTTCTGCTAAATACAATTTCGCGGCTGACTAACCAGTGCCAACAATTTTGTTTGTCGCGCACCCGGTATTCGTACTCAACTACCTCACCGTCGGGAGCATTTTCTAATTCTTGTAAATATCCGGGAATTTTAGCCAAATCCTCAGGGTGGATAATGGTTGGTAACAGACTGCTACCCATTTGTTGAATTTCTGCGAGCGTATAGCCGAGGGTGTCAGTGATTTCGCGGTTGGTGTAGACATTTCGCTGCTCTATTTCATCGTAAACGTAGAGGATATTTGGACTGGTATCGGCGATGCGCTCGACAAAATGCTGGCTCTCTTGTAGCGCTGCTTCTGCTATTTTGCGATCGGTAATGTCGGTGGAATTACCAATCAGGCGGTAGATGTTGCCACAGGCATCGCGCAGCGGTGTCAGAGTTACGATAAACCAATATTCTACACCTGCCAACTCGGCGCTGTTTTCGTAGGAAATCGAACTGCCGACTGCCAAACAATCGACGTATCTTTGCCGAAAATTTGCTGCTTCTGGCCCTGGAAAAACTTCTTCGGGAGTTTTGCCTTTGACATCATTGCTCAAAATACCTGTAGATGCTTCTGTAGCTGCATTCCAGCCCGCGTAGCGAAACTCTCCTTCGCTGGTGACATCTACTACGAAAATAACTTGATTGGAGCCGTTATAGATGCTGTTTAAAAATTCTTCTTGTTCGCGCAATTGTGCTTCGGCTTTTTTGCGGTCTGTAATATCGACAGCATTACCAACAATACGACAAATTTTTCCAGATTCGTCTCGCAGCGGGTTCAAAGTTGTGATACACCAAAATTTTGTATTGCCAAAATCAACAGCTTGTTCGTAGGAAATCGAGGTATTTTTTAGCAGACATTCTCTTAATTTAGGCCGGAAAAATGCTGCCGTAGACTCTGACAAAATCTCTTCTGGAGTTTTGCCACACCCCAACTCGCTGCTGAGGCCACTGAACAACTCTGATGCTCGATTCCAGCCACTATAGCGAAGCTCTCCGTCTGCGCCGACATCTAGTACGAAAATACTGTAGTCTACGCCGTCGTAAATGCTGCCCAAAAATTCTTTTTGCTGCTGTATTTCTTGTTCTGTGATTTTGCTTTCTGTAATATCCGAGTGTATTCCCACCCACTGGCGAACGCTGCCATCTGCGTTCAATAGGGGCACAGCGCGCACGCTCATGTACCTATACTCGCCGTCGTGCCGCAGCAAGCGGTGTTCTATTGCGAATAAGGTGCCGTTGGTAAGTGCATCAGACCACATCCTGGCAGTGTATTCTCTGTCGTCTGGATGGATGTTATTGATCCACCCCCATCCTTTCATTTCGTCGTAAGTCGCTCCCGTAAATGCACTCCATCCTGTTTGTTCGGTGATAACTTCGCCTGTGGCTGTAGTATCCCAAACAATTTGGGATGTGGCTTCAATTAAGCAGCGGTAGCGTTCCTCGCTTTCTTGCAAGGCTTTTTCTGTGCGCTTGCGATCGCCAATATCAGAAATAGTGCCGATCATCCTCACCGGAGCATTATTTTCATCTCTTTCTACGACTTTCCCGCGCGCCAAAATCCATTGATATTCGCCGGATTTAGCTAACATTCTATGCTCAACAACATAGCCATTTTCAGGATTTGCCAAATAGGCATTTAATTTCTGGTTCAATACCCATAAATCCTCGGGATGAACTAGCTGTGACAAAGCGCTCGCAGTGGTTTGCAGTTCTCCAGCTTCGTAGCCCAACAAGGCACTGTACTCGTGGCTGAAATACATTTCATCAGTAACTCTATTCCAATCCCACATTCCGCTGTCGGAGCCCCAAAGAGCTAGCTGCAACCGTTCTTGGCTTTGGATCGCGGCTGCTTCTGCCCGCTTGCGATCGCTAATATCGCGAGTAACTCCCACTATACCCGTGATGTTTCCGGCTCGATCGCGCAAAGGACTTTTCGTACAAAGAAATGTCAGGATGTTGCCCTCACTATCTTTTACTACTTCCTCGATCGTTTCCTCAATCCCAGATTGCCAGATCCGGCGGTCATTTTCTACAAGCATATCTGCAATCTCCGCAGGCAATAATTGTGCATCATTTTTGCCAATAATTTCTGATTTGGGCAAACCAATAATGCCCGCCGTCGTAGAATTGACCAATAGGTAACTGCCCTGAGTATCTTTGACGAAAATGCTGTCGCTTGTACTTTCGATGACGCTTTCAAAGAGAATGTTGCTCTCTAGTAGCGCTGCTTCTATTGCTTTGCGATCGCTGATATCGCGAGTTATGGCAATTATGCCGATCGCATTTCCTTCCGAGTCGCGCCAAGGGCATTTTGCTGTCATAAACGTTCGCATTTCTCCATTTCGTGGGACAACTTCTTCATAGTTTAATTGTTCTCCCGCTGCGATTATTTTGCGGTCTGTCTCGATAATTTCCTGGGCTATTTCAGCGGGAAATAATGCTGCATCGTCTTTGCCTATAATTGCCTCGATCGGTTTTTCCAAAAATTGAGCTAGGGCAGAATTTCCGATCGCGTAGCGGCCTTGAATATCCTTGACAAAAATGACATCCGGCGTGCTTTCTATCACGGAGCGCAAGATAGAATTGCTGTGCTGGAGTGACTCTTGGGCGATTTTGTGATCGGTAACATCGCGACCGACAGCATAGATCAATTCTTCTTCGCAGAAAGGGCTAACAGTCCAGGCTATCCACTTGTAAGAGCCGTTTTGACACCGCCAGCGATTTTCAAATCCCACCGTATTATTGCCCGCAGCAATGCTTTCAGCTTGTTTGAGAGTAGTTTCGCGATCGTCTGGATGCACGAATTCAATGAAGAGTTTGCCAACCATTTCGGCTGGGGAATAGCCGAGGATGGTTTCGGCTGCTGGGTTAATGCGTTTAATATAACCGTCAAAACCAACGACGCACAGCATATCTAGGGACAGACTAAAGATGCGATCGCACTCAGACGCTTTGCCCGATTGGCGATTGTTGTAGGCTGGGATAGCAGAGGTGCGCGATCGCACCGACACTGCCAACATGACAATATTGGCGATCGCCAAAAATCCCAGGGCGATTTGGCCGTCGTAGGAGCGATCGCCGCGGCCAGCCACCAGCAAGCCGTTTAATACCAGCAGTGCAATTATCCAAACTGAGAATACGCTGCTCGGGGCGATCGTCCCCGCTCTACTAATTTTGTCTTCATGCTGCATTCTGCCTTCTGCCTTCTGTCTGCTGGTGACTTCTGCTGCGGTGATCTCTCTCAATAACATTACCAGAAAATTAAATATTTTATTATTTATTTTTGTAATTTCTACTGAATTTCTCATTGTTTTACTCTCAAATTACTAGGACTTTTCTCTGTTTCAAAATTTCTATAATATTTATAGCAGTTGACAGTTGACAGTGGACAGTTGACAGTTGCATAACCCGAATCAACCCATTGATGACTGACGGGTATCAGCTCTATTCATGAAGTTATTTATGTCCTCACCGACGTGGCGGTTGCTATAAATATTGTAAAAAAACCACTTTCTGAATTCTAGCATTACCAGCCTTACCTAACTCTACGCAACCTAGCATAAATCTCAGTATATTTACTAATAATTAAAGTAATTTTTGTTACCCAAAATGCCTGTGGAGAATTTTTTCCCATTGAAAACGGGAGTTTATCTTTAATACTGGACTAGATATGGCTGCTAGTCATTGGACATTTTGCCTAATTTAGCTAACCCCGGAGGCAAAATTTAATAATCTAGAGTGGCTCAGAAGGACATTACCGCGTGAAAGTAGCGTGTCAAAGCACTTTTGGCGCAAGTTCTAACCGGGTTTGATGGATCAAAATAGTGGTGCAATCCCTGACAGGTGGTTGAAAACCCGGAATATTACTCAAGTTCAACCACGTTTAATATTACCCATAAATTATGAATTTAAAATGAAGAACAACTGCTGATTTGTGAAGATATATCGAGAATAGTAGTATTATTTTTTACTAAAAGTCGTCTATTCATGGCTAATTGGCAATTGGTAATCGATCGGGTATACTTCGGGAGCGTTGAAAAGTATTGTCACCTGAAATTCCCCGTAGCGAAGGCATAAGCATCAAGGGAGAATGCTGTATAAAGCAGATTGCAGATTTATTGGGTACATTCCAGAGTCCTTGCGGGACAGGAGATTGCCGTGTCCCTACCTCTTCTGTGTACCTCACATACCTTACGAGTGATGTATAGAGTGTTTAATTTTGAGGTTGAAAATTTTAAATATTTAAGATAAATTCAAAAATTTCTTGTTTGCTACAATCATCAATTTGATATTAATATAGCTTATAAAAACCATTGGTAAATCTTTGA
This DNA window, taken from Microcoleus sp. bin38.metabat.b11b12b14.051, encodes the following:
- a CDS encoding cytochrome P450; this encodes MTLPPGSLGLPLIGDTLKFLQDSQFAKKRHQQYGPIFKTSILGQPTVFVSGSEANLFVLSHENQYFVVSWPPSTKALLGPLSLSLQTGSDHQNRRKLLYQAFQPRALAGYIDGMEDITGRYLEKWTQMSEFAWYPELRNYTFDVAGKLLVGIDNGSETALGHYFETWCDGLFSIPLDVPWTKFGKAKKCRDLLLAELENIILERQQGKPGGNDALGLLISARDDEGNSLGLEELKDQVLLLLFAGHETLTSAIASFCLLLAQNPDVMAKVRAEQQQFPATEPLTLEHLKQMTYLEQVMREVLRLVPPVGGGFRQVIKACEFGGYEIPQGWNVLYEINQTHQDSSVYPEPDRFDPDRFRGERSTNAKPFSYVPFGGGLRECLGKEFARLEMKLFAARMVRECEWDLLPDQDLNLIRVPTPHPRDGLRVKFRRKIAGS
- a CDS encoding PAS domain S-box protein; its protein translation is MRNSVEITKINNKIFNFLVMLLREITAAEVTSRQKAEGRMQHEDKISRAGTIAPSSVFSVWIIALLVLNGLLVAGRGDRSYDGQIALGFLAIANIVMLAVSVRSRTSAIPAYNNRQSGKASECDRIFSLSLDMLCVVGFDGYIKRINPAAETILGYSPAEMVGKLFIEFVHPDDRETTLKQAESIAAGNNTVGFENRWRCQNGSYKWIAWTVSPFCEEELIYAVGRDVTDHKIAQESLQHSNSILRSVIESTPDVIFVKDIQGRYAIGNSALAQFLEKPIEAIIGKDDAALFPAEIAQEIIETDRKIIAAGEQLNYEEVVPRNGEMRTFMTAKCPWRDSEGNAIGIIAITRDISDRKAIEAALLESNILFESVIESTSDSIFVKDTQGSYLLVNSTTAGIIGLPKSEIIGKNDAQLLPAEIADMLVENDRRIWQSGIEETIEEVVKDSEGNILTFLCTKSPLRDRAGNITGIVGVTRDISDRKRAEAAAIQSQERLQLALWGSDSGMWDWNRVTDEMYFSHEYSALLGYEAGELQTTASALSQLVHPEDLWVLNQKLNAYLANPENGYVVEHRMLAKSGEYQWILARGKVVERDENNAPVRMIGTISDIGDRKRTEKALQESEERYRCLIEATSQIVWDTTATGEVITEQTGWSAFTGATYDEMKGWGWINNIHPDDREYTARMWSDALTNGTLFAIEHRLLRHDGEYRYMSVRAVPLLNADGSVRQWVGIHSDITESKITEQEIQQQKEFLGSIYDGVDYSIFVLDVGADGELRYSGWNRASELFSGLSSELGCGKTPEEILSESTAAFFRPKLRECLLKNTSISYEQAVDFGNTKFWCITTLNPLRDESGKICRIVGNAVDITDRKKAEAQLREQEEFLNSIYNGSNQVIFVVDVTSEGEFRYAGWNAATEASTGILSNDVKGKTPEEVFPGPEAANFRQRYVDCLAVGSSISYENSAELAGVEYWFIVTLTPLRDACGNIYRLIGNSTDITDRKIAEAALQESQHFVERIADTSPNILYVYDEIEQRNVYTNREITDTLGYTLAEIQQMGSSLLPTIIHPEDLAKIPGYLQELENAPDGEVVEYEYRVRDKQNCWHWLVSREIVFSRTESGKIRQRLGAATDVTERKFAEQVLAEQLKISSFTADVGMALTQNRTLPATLQCCTDAVVRHLDAAFARIWTLHEEGNFLDLQASAGMYTHIDGAHSRIAVGEFKIGLIAQERKPHLTNFVLEDSRVSDKEWAKREGMVAFAGYPLIVDNQLVGVIAMFARHELQESTLIALASIADSIALGIKRKQTEVALAAQKQTLRGIIDNAPIWVWMANASGRMLLVNKTFCQDVAIPEENFLAASHYSEVLGLEVSANCMASDAQAWSQDTPCYAEELLQLVDGEYHQLEVIKTQVKDDSGRAIGLIGLGLDVTKQKESQRQLQESEARFRKLAEQEALLNQLANNIRQSLDLDTILATTVQQIRELLQLDRCVFIWYMPNEKPAVWNVEYESKNADLHSLLGVFNADGTGTQSERIDNFEIIRINDFRTVADPVERDFFLGIGFQSMLEIPILISGGKTGILCCSSCSALRCWSDEEVELLVAVGNQLAIAINQAELYEISRLVAAEASSAAMKQKLLNQLGSQIRASLDLDTILATTVHQIRDLLQLDRCLFIWYVSEAEIPAWDVVHEAKNDDLFSLVGYYPAEVTGTLAQKIANLEIYQVDDVASLSDPIEREFFLQVGYKSVLDLPVKSAGGLVGLVGCMACAEVRRWTQDEVDLLSAICDQLSIAISQSELYTQSVDSARIAREQTAQLEATLCELQQAQTQLVQAEKMSSLGQMVAGIAHEINNPVSFIFGNLTYTEEYTTSLMTLLQMYREEYPEPPQAIKQEIDGLELDFLLDDLPKMLSSMQVGATRIRDIVRSLRNFSRLDESDMKNVNIHEGIDSTLMILEHRLKAQPVSVAGTEYHRPAIQVLKEYGELPLVECYAGQLNQVFMNIIANAIDALQEPLQNQGIIRIRTEVEGTFAVIRIADNGAGIADKVKQRIFDPFYTTKPIGSGTGMGLAISHSIIVEKHKGKINCSSAVGKGTEFAIEIPIKKRENLIGSIVRT
- a CDS encoding NAD(P)/FAD-dependent oxidoreductase, which codes for MLRITEIKLPLDHAEDAIASAVVKKLQIPPEELLSYTIFKRSYDARKKPQIVLVYIVDVETTQEKQLLQRLKKDPHVMLTPDMSYRNVAEAPSNLTVQPIVIGTGPCGLFAGLMLAQMGFRPILLERGKAVRDRTADTFGFWKKKAEFNPESNAQFGEGGAGTFSDGKLYSQVKDPQHYGRKVLTELVNAGASPEILYINKPHIGTLKLVGIVQKMRARIESLGGEIQFQTRVEDIHIENGKVQGITTASGEYIASNYIVLAVGHSARDTFQMLFDRGVYIEAKPFSIGFRVEHPQQLIDRCRFGDRPSHKLLGAADYKLVHHCENGRSVYSFCMCPGGLVVAAASEPGRLVTNGMSQYSRNERNANSGIVVGITPEDYPGHPLAGIEFQRRLEERAFELGGGTYHAPGQLVGDFLANRPSTALGAVQPSYTPGVVMTDLSASLPDFAIAAIREALPAFDKQIKGFAMDDAVLTGVETRTSSPIRIKRKEDYQSLNTEGLYPAGEGAGYAGGILSAGIDGIKVAEAVALSILQSSNH
- a CDS encoding chorismate lyase; this translates as MTATFTPKNSQTWHALNPLWEGAEDAVQKGLPHTKLAPAWQILLLGDGSPTRHLQLLTGEPTEVDVIDMSLVGEDADGAPAQIVAVPGPRLRRQVWLRTASGQRLAYATSWWEASHVDEYLENKSLPIWASLARLRTELYRDVQGIYFGESVALESAFQQSGPFWGRHYLFWHHGKPLTLIYEVFSPYLTKYLGPM